One genomic region from Conexibacter woesei DSM 14684 encodes:
- a CDS encoding patatin-like phospholipase family protein, with the protein MIDRPDVLVLGAGGALGERWMHGVLAGVEHATGIALSATEQLVGTSAGAIVAAHLLAGRAPVGPADAASLVSELAAEGGADAGATDAGAASGVPGRARRLIGALPRGAGRLARGAAAPLAPYALAATRPPGALLRANVLGRIDAPRATLDELGRRLARDELRFDGRLRVVCVERESGRRVVFGAPGAPPATVAEAVQASCSVPWLYRPVTIGEHEYVDGGLWSPTSIDVAPAARETRVLCLNPTGSSGGDVARAPRTESVVGVIRTTSRSAAALEATTLRSRGAEVTVVAPDRAAAAALAGGWVGQTGADPAEQAVAAGFRQGVALGRADG; encoded by the coding sequence GTGATCGACCGCCCCGACGTGCTCGTGCTGGGCGCCGGGGGCGCGCTCGGCGAGCGCTGGATGCACGGCGTGCTGGCCGGTGTGGAGCATGCGACCGGGATCGCGCTCAGCGCGACGGAGCAGCTCGTCGGCACCTCCGCCGGCGCGATCGTCGCCGCGCACCTGCTCGCCGGCCGGGCGCCGGTCGGGCCGGCGGACGCCGCGTCGCTCGTGAGCGAGCTGGCGGCGGAGGGCGGCGCGGATGCGGGCGCGACTGATGCGGGCGCGGCGAGCGGCGTGCCGGGACGGGCGCGGCGGCTGATCGGGGCGCTGCCGCGCGGCGCGGGCAGGCTGGCGCGTGGGGCCGCAGCGCCGCTCGCGCCCTACGCACTCGCGGCGACGCGGCCGCCGGGCGCGCTGCTGCGTGCGAACGTGCTCGGGCGGATCGATGCGCCGCGTGCGACGCTCGACGAGCTGGGCCGCAGGCTCGCGCGCGACGAGCTGCGCTTCGACGGGCGCCTGCGCGTCGTCTGCGTCGAGCGCGAGAGCGGGCGGCGCGTCGTCTTCGGCGCCCCCGGCGCGCCGCCCGCGACCGTCGCGGAGGCGGTGCAGGCGTCGTGCAGCGTGCCGTGGCTCTACCGCCCGGTGACGATCGGCGAGCACGAGTACGTCGACGGCGGGTTGTGGAGCCCGACGAGCATCGACGTCGCGCCGGCCGCTCGCGAGACGCGCGTCCTCTGCCTCAACCCGACGGGCAGCTCCGGCGGCGACGTGGCACGGGCACCGCGGACGGAGTCCGTGGTCGGTGTGATCCGCACCACGTCCCGCTCCGCCGCCGCGCTCGAGGCGACGACGCTGCGCTCGCGCGGCGCCGAGGTCACTGTCGTCGCACCCGACCGCGCCGCCGCCGCGGCGCTCGCCGGCGGCTGGGTCGGCCAGACCGGCGCCGACCCCGCCGAGCAGGCGGTCGCCGCCGGCTTCCGGCAGGGCGTCGCGCTCGGGCGCGCCGACGGCTGA
- a CDS encoding TetR/AcrR family transcriptional regulator — protein sequence MASSSKVRRARGERRRRELLEAALVVIDERGVQATTHRAVAEAAGVPLATTTYYFESIDHLLEDALLLFVTEEAARLQALAEQLRGTTAPAYEIAEGFARELAEGSPWAVPLKRVQWELYLEASRRPRLRDAAQECVEMYVAVTEAALTAAGAPRAAEGARLFVALADGLGLHGSFAADADPGSHDELAAALLELFIPFAMDADERAAWERRLGVPVAEQP from the coding sequence ATGGCTTCCTCATCGAAGGTGCGCCGGGCGCGCGGCGAGCGGCGGCGGCGTGAGCTGCTCGAGGCCGCGCTGGTGGTGATCGACGAGCGCGGCGTGCAGGCGACGACCCACCGCGCCGTCGCCGAGGCGGCGGGCGTGCCGCTCGCCACGACGACGTACTACTTCGAGTCGATCGACCATCTGCTGGAGGACGCGCTGCTGCTGTTCGTGACCGAGGAGGCGGCGCGGCTGCAGGCGCTCGCCGAGCAGCTGCGCGGAACGACCGCCCCGGCGTACGAGATCGCCGAGGGCTTCGCGCGCGAGCTCGCCGAGGGCTCGCCGTGGGCGGTCCCACTCAAGCGCGTGCAGTGGGAGCTGTACCTGGAGGCGTCGCGCCGCCCGCGCCTGCGCGATGCCGCGCAGGAGTGCGTCGAGATGTACGTCGCTGTGACCGAGGCGGCGCTGACCGCCGCCGGCGCGCCACGCGCCGCCGAGGGCGCGCGGCTGTTCGTCGCGCTGGCCGACGGCCTCGGCCTGCACGGCAGCTTCGCGGCCGACGCCGACCCCGGCTCCCACGACGAGCTGGCGGCGGCGCTGCTGGAGCTGTTCATCCCGTTCGCGATGGACGCCGACGAACGTGCCGCGTGGGAGCGGCGGCTCGGCGTGCCCGTCGCCGAGCAACCGTGA